In uncultured Methanobacterium sp., a genomic segment contains:
- a CDS encoding transglutaminase-like domain-containing protein yields the protein MSLAVLLLCFIALLSVNGIYATDQNQSISNNSENTSIGISNSTNGSSDELIVNESTSSGNDTENNANKVTDNETGNSTTSTTNSTTSTNSTSPVNNSTSPQSGAAGSATVTDNTFTNVQALFVWSTSLSTIDPSYLASIGITDIYVYVPRTGANLGSFVDKFAGSGIRVWAWIPCFVDSNGNWLVAGESTINGIDAREWVKQQVSSIVSTYNVTGVLLDYCRYPGTANIHPNATAATATITNFVADVRSLLDTKSAQRGSYIYLGVCVMPECSQNAYYYGQSYEQLSQYADFLVPMIYKGNYGEDTAWIGSTTSYIVNHSTVPVIAAVQTYESDSNATPINGTELTNDVQTAVDNNASGYALFRYGLVSSYPDIYGTANLTIAEILEAAQTVKNYIETNKALPSTVTVGNVTINMAQFLYLATKATVAINNGQPVTTNLTVGDYTLPNTSSEQLTTGTLNTASYTDLANRIAQYMTGNGQAPPYGVIGLGQISYQSQIYLYSRILTSYANNGTLPTTITVKQWTNNNIPITEPTTATVTIAQILTAAQTVKNYIETNKTLPTTITIGTTTINMAQFLYLTTTATTLLNNGNPTTTKITVGDYTLPNTSSEQLTTGTLNTASYTDLANRIAQYMTGNGQAPPYGVIGLGQISYQSQIYLYSRILTSYANNGTLPTTITVKQWTNNNIPITEPTTATVTIAQILTAAQTVKNYIETNKTLPTTITIGTTTINMAQFLYLTTTATTLLNNGNPTTTKITVGDYTLPNTSSEQLTTGTLNTASYTDLANRIAQYMTGNGQAPPYGVIGLGQISYQSQIYLYSRILTSYANNGTLPTTITVKQWTNNNIPITEPTTATVTIAQILTAAQTVKNYIETNKTLPTTITIGTTTINMAQFLYLTTTATTLLNNGNPTTTKITVGDYTLPNTSSEQLTTGTLNTASYTDLANRIAQYMTGNGQAPPYGVIGLGQISYQSQIYLYSRILTSYANNGTLPTTITVKQWTNNNIPITEPSSVTIQQVLTAAQTVKNYIETNKALPSTVTVGNVTINMAQFLYLTTTATTLLNNGNPTSTTIGVGSYTLPTSSSESLTTELLLDDDYVDFAKRIADYMGSNGAAPAYGYANIGQVGYESQIYMYSRILSYYKTNGALPYNIVVKSWSASNIGTAGVNVQFSIADIAATATGVKNNVELYSYLPSTANVGGVKISIAQFLYLATKAVVQINSGNNAPITLENYNLPSSSSESITSSGAIGLSEYVDFASRVNSYMATNKIAPYTGVVSLGYLGYETQIYLFSQVLDSYANNGALPSSVSVNPWITVIYKIPAEYLVYIQPSSNCQSDNAQIIALANSITAGASTPYDKAVRIFNWVRDNIGYSFYYDTLYGAVGTLNAGSANCVDTSHLLIALLRASNIPARYVHGYCQFSSGSWYGHVWAQVYVNGQWYTADATSSYNTFGSINNWNTGTATVYGTYASLPF from the coding sequence TTGTCTTTAGCTGTGCTTTTATTATGTTTTATAGCACTGCTAAGTGTCAATGGCATATACGCCACCGACCAAAACCAAAGCATTAGCAACAACAGTGAAAATACAAGTATTGGAATCAGTAACAGCACTAACGGAAGTAGCGATGAACTAATCGTGAATGAGAGTACTTCAAGTGGAAATGACACGGAAAACAACGCAAATAAAGTGACGGATAATGAAACTGGAAACAGTACTACCAGCACTACAAATTCAACCACCAGTACTAATAGTACTAGTCCGGTGAATAACAGTACCAGCCCCCAATCTGGTGCAGCAGGTTCAGCTACTGTTACCGATAACACCTTCACTAATGTTCAGGCTCTTTTTGTATGGTCAACCTCTCTGAGCACTATTGATCCTAGTTACCTGGCAAGTATCGGAATTACCGATATTTATGTTTACGTTCCACGAACTGGAGCGAACCTAGGAAGTTTCGTTGACAAATTCGCTGGAAGTGGGATTCGTGTTTGGGCATGGATACCATGTTTCGTGGATAGCAATGGAAACTGGCTCGTTGCAGGAGAATCAACAATTAATGGCATTGATGCCAGAGAATGGGTTAAACAACAAGTTAGCAGCATAGTTTCAACCTACAATGTTACAGGTGTTCTCCTTGATTACTGCAGGTATCCTGGAACTGCTAATATACATCCCAATGCAACAGCAGCAACCGCAACCATCACCAATTTTGTGGCAGATGTACGTTCCCTACTGGACACTAAAAGTGCTCAAAGAGGAAGCTACATCTACCTAGGAGTTTGTGTGATGCCCGAATGCTCACAGAACGCTTACTATTATGGTCAAAGTTACGAACAGTTATCTCAGTATGCTGACTTCCTGGTACCCATGATTTACAAGGGAAACTATGGGGAAGATACTGCCTGGATAGGTAGCACCACTTCATACATTGTAAATCATTCAACAGTACCTGTAATTGCAGCCGTGCAGACCTATGAGTCAGACAGTAATGCCACCCCAATAAATGGCACTGAACTGACCAACGATGTGCAGACTGCTGTTGATAACAACGCATCAGGATATGCCCTCTTCAGGTATGGGCTAGTTAGCAGTTACCCTGACATTTATGGCACTGCCAATTTAACCATTGCAGAAATCTTGGAAGCGGCACAAACAGTCAAAAACTACATAGAAACCAACAAAGCATTACCTTCAACCGTAACAGTGGGAAATGTCACCATTAACATGGCACAATTCCTATACCTGGCCACAAAGGCAACAGTAGCAATTAACAATGGACAACCAGTCACTACCAACTTAACAGTAGGAGACTACACACTACCCAACACCAGCAGCGAACAACTAACCACCGGAACACTAAACACAGCAAGCTACACAGACCTAGCCAACAGAATAGCACAATACATGACCGGCAACGGCCAAGCACCACCATACGGAGTAATCGGCCTCGGACAAATCAGCTACCAATCACAAATCTACCTATACAGCAGAATACTCACATCCTACGCAAACAACGGAACACTACCAACCACAATAACCGTCAAACAATGGACCAACAACAACATACCCATAACCGAACCAACCACAGCCACAGTAACCATAGCACAAATACTCACCGCAGCACAAACAGTCAAAAACTACATAGAAACCAACAAAACACTACCAACAACAATCACCATAGGAACAACCACCATAAACATGGCACAATTCCTATACTTAACCACAACAGCCACCACACTACTAAACAACGGAAACCCCACCACAACCAAAATCACAGTAGGAGACTACACACTACCCAACACCAGCAGCGAACAACTAACCACCGGAACACTAAACACAGCAAGCTACACAGACCTAGCCAACAGAATAGCACAATACATGACCGGCAACGGCCAAGCACCACCATACGGAGTAATCGGCCTCGGACAAATCAGCTACCAATCACAAATCTACCTATACAGCAGAATACTCACATCCTACGCAAACAACGGAACACTACCAACCACAATAACCGTCAAACAATGGACCAACAACAACATACCCATAACCGAACCAACCACAGCCACAGTAACCATAGCACAAATACTCACCGCAGCACAAACAGTCAAAAACTACATAGAAACCAACAAAACACTACCAACAACAATCACCATAGGAACAACCACCATAAACATGGCACAATTCCTATACCTAACCACAACAGCCACCACACTACTAAACAACGGAAACCCCACCACAACCAAAATCACAGTAGGAGACTACACACTACCCAACACCAGCAGCGAACAACTAACCACCGGAACACTAAACACAGCAAGCTACACAGACCTAGCCAACAGAATAGCACAATACATGACCGGCAACGGCCAAGCACCACCATACGGAGTAATCGGCCTCGGACAAATCAGCTACCAATCACAAATCTACCTATACAGCAGAATACTCACATCCTACGCAAACAACGGAACACTACCAACCACAATAACCGTCAAACAATGGACCAACAACAACATACCCATAACCGAACCAACCACAGCCACAGTAACCATAGCACAAATACTCACCGCAGCACAAACAGTCAAAAACTACATAGAAACCAACAAAACACTACCAACAACAATCACCATAGGAACAACCACCATAAACATGGCACAATTCCTATACCTAACCACAACAGCCACCACACTACTAAACAACGGAAACCCCACCACAACCAAAATCACAGTAGGAGACTACACACTACCCAACACCAGCAGCGAACAACTAACCACCGGAACACTAAACACAGCAAGCTACACAGACCTAGCCAACAGAATAGCACAATACATGACCGGCAACGGCCAAGCACCACCATACGGAGTAATCGGCCTCGGACAAATCAGCTACCAATCACAAATCTACCTATACAGCAGAATACTCACATCCTACGCAAACAACGGAACACTACCAACCACAATAACCGTCAAACAATGGACCAACAACAACATACCCATAACCGAACCAAGTTCTGTAACTATTCAGCAAGTTCTGACTGCAGCACAAACAGTCAAAAACTACATAGAAACCAACAAAGCATTACCCTCAACCGTAACAGTAGGAAACGTCACCATAAACATGGCACAATTCCTATACCTAACCACAACAGCCACCACACTACTAAACAACGGAAACCCCACCAGTACCACCATAGGAGTGGGAAGCTACACATTACCAACCTCCAGCAGCGAAAGCTTAACCACCGAACTTCTACTAGATGATGACTATGTGGACTTTGCTAAACGTATAGCAGATTATATGGGAAGTAATGGAGCAGCACCTGCCTACGGTTATGCCAATATAGGGCAGGTTGGTTACGAGTCCCAGATCTACATGTACAGTAGGATACTTAGTTACTATAAAACCAACGGAGCATTGCCCTACAATATAGTGGTTAAATCATGGTCTGCGTCTAATATAGGTACCGCTGGAGTTAATGTACAGTTCAGTATAGCGGATATCGCTGCTACAGCAACTGGTGTGAAAAATAATGTTGAACTTTACAGTTATCTTCCTTCAACAGCCAATGTTGGAGGAGTCAAGATCAGCATTGCTCAGTTCCTGTATTTAGCTACTAAAGCCGTTGTACAAATAAACAGTGGAAATAACGCCCCTATAACACTAGAAAACTACAATTTACCCTCTTCAAGCTCTGAGAGCATAACAAGTAGCGGTGCAATTGGTTTATCAGAGTACGTGGACTTTGCAAGTAGGGTTAATTCCTATATGGCAACCAACAAAATAGCACCATATACTGGAGTAGTGAGTTTAGGATACCTCGGCTATGAAACCCAAATTTATCTCTTCAGCCAGGTACTTGATTCCTATGCCAACAATGGTGCATTGCCTAGTTCAGTCAGTGTGAATCCTTGGATAACAGTTATCTATAAAATACCTGCTGAGTATCTGGTATACATCCAGCCTTCATCTAACTGTCAGTCAGATAATGCCCAGATCATTGCTCTGGCTAATAGTATCACTGCCGGCGCTAGTACACCTTACGATAAGGCTGTGCGGATATTTAATTGGGTAAGGGATAACATTGGTTATTCTTTCTACTACGACACACTCTATGGGGCAGTTGGAACACTGAATGCTGGATCAGCAAACTGTGTTGATACTTCACACTTGTTGATAGCACTACTAAGAGCTTCAAACATCCCCGCACGTTACGTGCATGGATACTGTCAGTTCTCAAGTGGTAGCTGGTACGGGCATGTATGGGCACAAGTATATGTCAATGGACAGTGGTACACAGCAGATGCCACCAGTTCATACAACACTTTCGGTTCTATAAATAACTGGAATACGGGAACAGCAACTGTATATGGTACATATGCATCACTACCGTTCTAA
- a CDS encoding AAA family ATPase has translation MKIAITGKGGVGKTTLAGTLAVILSKKYKIYAIDADPDMNLAGSLGIHKPITPISKMKDLIKERTGAEPGASFGEVFKMNPTISDLPDSLSTDYDSDGRLKILVMGTVDKGGDGCVCPASVMLKAILRNLIIKKDEIVILDMEAGIEHLGRRTAEAVDVMIIVTEPGLKSLETASRIKKLATDIGIQNVVAVINKVASPMEEKFVAEKLKEMDVDVLGSIPRDNMVVMADMEGLPLVDFPDSAALESITQIAENILNHYPSN, from the coding sequence ATGAAGATCGCAATAACTGGAAAGGGAGGAGTGGGTAAAACCACACTGGCAGGTACTCTTGCTGTCATTCTGTCTAAAAAGTATAAAATATATGCCATTGATGCTGATCCTGATATGAACCTGGCAGGGAGTCTGGGGATACACAAACCCATAACACCCATATCTAAAATGAAGGATCTTATAAAGGAAAGGACTGGCGCAGAACCAGGAGCCTCCTTTGGGGAAGTTTTTAAAATGAATCCAACTATATCTGATCTTCCAGATTCCCTTTCAACAGATTACGACTCGGATGGTCGTCTTAAAATTCTGGTTATGGGTACTGTTGATAAGGGCGGGGATGGATGCGTGTGCCCAGCATCAGTAATGTTAAAAGCTATTCTGCGAAATCTGATCATTAAAAAAGATGAAATAGTTATTTTAGACATGGAAGCAGGAATAGAGCACCTTGGAAGGCGTACTGCTGAGGCAGTGGATGTTATGATTATTGTCACAGAACCTGGACTCAAATCTCTGGAGACGGCCAGCCGAATTAAAAAACTGGCCACCGATATAGGTATCCAGAACGTTGTGGCAGTGATTAACAAGGTTGCCAGCCCGATGGAAGAAAAGTTCGTGGCAGAAAAACTTAAAGAAATGGATGTGGATGTGTTAGGCAGTATTCCCCGGGACAATATGGTTGTCATGGCTGATATGGAAGGCCTTCCACTGGTGGATTTCCCTGATTCGGCAGCTCTTGAGTCGATTACACAAATTGCAGAAAATATTTTAAATCATTACCCCTCTAATTAA
- a CDS encoding KEOPS complex subunit Pcc1 yields MKIKATITFSYQNDEQAEVAFKSLLPENTGYLESRQKYNSLICNLEGKSLKTILSTADDLIFSEMLVEKVLDIQ; encoded by the coding sequence ATGAAGATCAAAGCCACCATCACCTTCAGTTACCAGAACGATGAACAGGCAGAAGTTGCTTTTAAATCACTTCTACCTGAAAATACTGGTTATTTAGAGTCGCGACAAAAATATAATTCTTTAATCTGTAATTTAGAAGGAAAATCACTAAAAACAATACTTTCCACTGCAGATGACCTTATATTCTCAGAAATGCTGGTTGAAAAAGTATTGGATATTCAATAA
- the serS gene encoding serine--tRNA ligase, whose amino-acid sequence MKFTLKGEVLLSKDADEALEDITKFIQQANNDLFLKGVAPDQKDDASQIVEWNLEGNTLHLNILSGRRGRAHDALLRMKKPLTQLLGPKYHIGVRKITVQNYQIEIPSMEMVDVSEMPYVDDATFNEGKMVIQFQQLEEGDLRNHVVDRVIKHVLAEAERMDSAEDEDADDILTRQVTKIEPGTITGRSQKFPVFFEGDPTEEAVKQGWVKKFPGKGQWFYGPKFIALQRAIEDIFMEVLVEKLEFFECMWPKLIPIPVMNKMRYLEGLPEGMYYCSAPRRDPELFKKFKNELLIKKEVPIDRLKDGLKDPSYVLAPAQCEPFYEFFSHEVLDEKDLPIRLFDKSGWTYRWEAGGAKGLDRVHEFQRIELVWLGTPDQVEKIRDATLEISQELANKMELEWYTEIGDDPFYLEGRKVEERGIEFPDVPKYEMRVVVPGADKGVAAVSANVHGTHFTEGFSIKETHNHTLWTGCTGIGITRWLFGFLAQKGFDKENWPEVVRERVGTVRTPKVLTWP is encoded by the coding sequence ATGAAATTCACATTGAAAGGAGAAGTTTTACTCAGTAAAGATGCTGATGAAGCCTTAGAGGATATTACTAAATTTATCCAACAGGCCAATAATGACCTGTTCCTGAAGGGAGTTGCACCGGATCAAAAAGATGATGCTTCCCAGATCGTGGAGTGGAACCTGGAAGGTAACACCCTTCATCTGAATATACTCTCCGGTAGACGAGGAAGAGCACATGATGCACTTCTTCGTATGAAAAAACCCTTAACACAACTTTTAGGACCAAAATACCATATTGGTGTTCGGAAAATCACTGTTCAGAATTATCAAATTGAGATTCCATCCATGGAAATGGTTGATGTAAGCGAAATGCCTTATGTGGATGATGCAACATTCAATGAGGGAAAGATGGTTATCCAATTCCAGCAACTGGAAGAGGGAGATCTCCGAAACCACGTGGTGGACAGGGTAATTAAACACGTTCTGGCAGAAGCTGAAAGGATGGATTCCGCTGAAGACGAAGATGCAGATGACATTCTAACCCGCCAGGTTACCAAAATAGAACCAGGAACCATAACTGGACGCAGCCAGAAATTCCCAGTATTTTTTGAAGGGGACCCTACAGAAGAGGCAGTTAAACAGGGTTGGGTTAAGAAGTTCCCGGGTAAGGGACAGTGGTTCTACGGACCCAAGTTCATTGCCCTGCAGCGTGCCATTGAGGATATATTCATGGAGGTTCTGGTGGAGAAACTGGAGTTTTTCGAGTGCATGTGGCCTAAACTCATACCCATACCAGTAATGAATAAGATGCGTTACCTGGAAGGACTTCCAGAGGGAATGTATTACTGCAGTGCACCCCGCCGAGACCCAGAACTATTTAAAAAGTTCAAAAACGAGCTTTTAATTAAAAAGGAAGTCCCAATTGATCGCCTGAAAGATGGTTTGAAAGACCCATCTTACGTTCTGGCACCGGCTCAGTGTGAACCATTCTACGAGTTCTTCAGTCACGAAGTTCTGGATGAAAAAGACCTACCCATAAGACTCTTTGATAAGAGTGGATGGACCTACCGATGGGAAGCTGGTGGAGCCAAGGGTTTGGATCGTGTGCATGAATTCCAGAGGATTGAACTGGTCTGGTTAGGTACACCGGATCAGGTGGAAAAAATTCGTGACGCTACACTGGAGATATCACAGGAACTGGCTAACAAAATGGAACTGGAATGGTACACTGAAATTGGTGACGATCCATTTTATCTGGAAGGCCGAAAAGTGGAAGAGCGAGGCATAGAATTCCCGGACGTCCCCAAATATGAGATGCGTGTTGTGGTACCAGGCGCTGATAAGGGAGTAGCCGCGGTTTCTGCCAACGTCCACGGAACCCACTTCACTGAAGGTTTCTCCATTAAAGAAACCCATAACCACACCTTATGGACTGGTTGTACTGGTATTGGAATAACCAGATGGTTATTCGGTTTCCTGGCACAGAAAGGTTTTGATAAGGAGAACTGGCCAGAGGTTGTTCGTGAGCGAGTAGGGACTGTTCGCACACCTAAGGTCTTGACCTGGCCTTAA
- a CDS encoding FKBP-type peptidyl-prolyl cis-trans isomerase — MPVKNGDFIKLEYTGKITETGDIFDTTVEEFAEENGIHSDKKTYGPISIIVGGGHVLKGMETELEGMEAGEEKTIQLTPEEAFGERDPGMIQLVPMSEFKKQGIKPQVGMAITSEGNTGIIRSVSGGRVRLDFNHELAGKNLEYQVKVVEIIEDDTEKIRSLIDLHYPAPNLDSEKHQVTIEDDKVIIAMDEMAKFDQRPYMDVTMARFRIARDIQENMDIATVDFIDSFTRKEEVEESTEEEVSTEEVPEKLAEEETKEE; from the coding sequence ATGCCAGTCAAGAATGGAGACTTTATAAAGCTTGAATACACCGGAAAAATTACTGAAACCGGTGATATCTTTGATACTACTGTTGAAGAGTTCGCAGAGGAAAACGGAATACACTCAGACAAGAAAACTTACGGACCAATATCCATAATCGTTGGTGGAGGTCATGTCCTAAAGGGAATGGAAACTGAACTGGAAGGCATGGAAGCAGGTGAAGAAAAAACCATCCAGCTAACTCCTGAAGAAGCATTCGGTGAACGTGACCCTGGTATGATCCAGCTGGTTCCAATGTCCGAGTTCAAAAAACAGGGCATAAAACCTCAGGTTGGAATGGCTATAACCTCAGAAGGAAACACTGGTATCATAAGGAGTGTCAGTGGAGGCCGAGTAAGACTGGACTTCAACCATGAACTTGCTGGTAAAAACCTGGAATACCAGGTTAAAGTAGTGGAGATCATTGAAGATGACACTGAAAAAATCAGAAGCTTAATCGACCTGCATTACCCTGCCCCTAACCTGGATTCTGAAAAACACCAGGTAACCATTGAAGATGATAAAGTAATCATCGCAATGGATGAAATGGCCAAATTCGACCAGCGCCCTTACATGGATGTAACCATGGCCAGGTTCCGCATTGCACGGGACATCCAGGAAAACATGGACATTGCTACAGTAGACTTCATTGATTCATTCACCCGCAAGGAAGAAGTAGAAGAGTCTACTGAAGAAGAAGTTTCTACTGAAGAAGTTCCAGAAAAACTTGCTGAAGAAGAAACCAAAGAAGAATAG
- a CDS encoding nucleotidyltransferase family protein: MSSVENLVKEMIARDRKTFLRDARFLPKYHKSKLDSPDMGSDLSDMEFDSLDMKSNLQNTGSDSLDMGSDLQDTESDPSDTKILADFTEYNPLHKGHLHCLLEAKKKVPNGIFVAVVPGLFERSGRGLPYIMTRQARARAAIAVGADIVVEGPPMGIMGSGQYSLCLAKTFQALNVDYIPRGYKPDSDFKILLEKIDKGTGVAPKPYRMVDMGNGEVLLKGKLNEDNYVIVSLSKSLTKIGFNFQNKFIFIPRIKGVSGTVIREAVVSGVLESAEEMLPPETIRIMREEMEAKRAPLHQTRDEETILFTANNTTVPDLKSLSLLDGRTIENMIDKRPFNTLTEIESCIARGFSRHHVQRVLSSLEARIDGDTMHRYIENYPSTIRILNYKNKEVLREFKKRLSHRRLEICQSRMETL, from the coding sequence ATGTCTTCTGTAGAAAATTTAGTAAAAGAAATGATAGCCAGGGACAGGAAAACATTCCTGAGAGATGCACGTTTTCTGCCTAAATACCATAAATCTAAATTGGATTCACCTGATATGGGGTCTGATTTATCTGATATGGAATTTGATTCACTTGATATGAAATCAAATCTGCAAAATACTGGGTCAGATTCCCTGGATATGGGATCAGATTTGCAGGATACAGAGTCAGATCCATCTGATACTAAAATATTAGCGGATTTCACAGAATACAACCCCCTGCATAAAGGTCATCTGCACTGTCTTTTGGAGGCTAAAAAAAAGGTTCCAAATGGAATATTCGTGGCAGTAGTTCCAGGACTATTCGAACGCAGTGGAAGAGGATTACCTTACATCATGACCCGACAGGCACGTGCCAGGGCAGCCATTGCGGTTGGTGCTGATATCGTGGTTGAAGGTCCCCCTATGGGTATAATGGGATCAGGACAGTACTCACTATGCTTGGCCAAGACATTCCAGGCCCTGAATGTGGATTATATTCCCCGAGGATATAAACCGGATTCGGATTTTAAAATTTTACTGGAAAAAATAGACAAAGGCACAGGAGTAGCTCCCAAACCATACCGTATGGTGGATATGGGAAATGGAGAAGTTTTATTAAAGGGTAAACTCAATGAAGATAATTACGTTATCGTATCTTTATCCAAATCACTTACTAAAATTGGCTTCAACTTCCAGAATAAATTCATATTCATACCCAGGATAAAGGGAGTAAGTGGAACTGTAATTAGAGAAGCGGTTGTATCTGGAGTTTTAGAATCAGCCGAGGAAATGCTACCTCCTGAAACAATAAGGATCATGAGGGAAGAGATGGAAGCTAAAAGAGCACCTCTTCACCAGACTCGGGATGAGGAAACTATCCTTTTCACAGCTAATAATACCACAGTTCCTGATCTAAAATCCCTCAGCCTACTTGATGGGCGTACCATTGAGAATATGATCGATAAAAGACCATTCAATACTCTAACTGAAATAGAAAGTTGTATTGCACGTGGATTCAGCAGACATCATGTTCAAAGGGTTTTATCATCATTGGAGGCGCGAATTGATGGGGACACCATGCATCGATATATTGAGAATTACCCCTCAACCATACGCATATTAAACTATAAAAATAAAGAAGTTCTAAGAGAATTTAAAAAGAGATTATCACATAGGAGGCTAGAGATATGCCAGTCAAGAATGGAGACTTTATAA